One window from the genome of Epinephelus moara isolate mb chromosome 21, YSFRI_EMoa_1.0, whole genome shotgun sequence encodes:
- the LOC126382834 gene encoding gamma-crystallin N-A — MSQYSGKIVFFEGKCFTGRKLEICSDCDNFQDRGFMNRVNSVRVESGAFVCFDHPDFKGQQYILEHGEYPEFQRWNAHNDHMGSCRPIRMHGEHYRMELFEGDNFAGQCVELCDDCPFLQARGLTKNCVNSLKVYGDGAWVLYEEPNYRGRMYIVERGNYCSHTEWQAENPNIQSIRRVANYF, encoded by the exons ATGTCTCAGTACTCAGGAAAG atcgTGTTCTTTGAGGGGAAATGTTTCactgggaggaagctggagatcTGCAGTGACTGCGACAACTTCCAGGACCGTGGCTTCATGAACAGGGTCAACTCTGTCCGCGTGGAGAGCGGGGCCTTCGTCTGCTTTGACCACCCAGACTTTAAGGGCCAACAGTACATTCTGGAGCACGGAGAGTACCCCGAATTCCAGCGCTGGAATGCCCATAACGATCACATGGGCTCCTGCAGGCCAATCAGGAtg CATGGAGAGCACTACAGGATGGAGCTGTTCGAGGGAGACAACTTCGCAGGCCAGTGCGTGGAGCTGTGTGACGATTGCCCGTTCCTGCAAGCACGAGGCCTGACCAAGAACTGCGTCAACTCCCTCAAGGTTTATGGAGATGGAGC CTGGGTGCTGTACGAGGAGCCTAACTACCGTGGCCGCATGTACATCGTGGAGAGAGGAAACTACTGCAGCCACACAGAGTGGCAGGCGGAGAACCCCAACATCCAGTCTATTCGCAGGGTGGCAAACTACTTCTAA
- the ly97.3 gene encoding CD59B glycoprotein: MTGQSMSGYKRGRGDENVSVIVRSRHRRISKAAALNRTMKLLVLALTITLLFTAGEALNCHRCVSKTAGGTCELSEEACKPGKDACAAVRFLRAPNGQYQKCMALEDCELLKLNAYIDVNCCTGDMCNTF, from the exons ATGACAGGACAAAGTATGAGCGGGtataaaagagggagaggggatgAAAACGTCTCAGTCATTGTCAGGAGTCGACACAGACGAATCAGCAAG GCTGCAGCACTGAACAGAACAATGAAGTTGTTGGTCTTGGCTTTAACCATCACCCTGCTGTTTACAGCTG GTGAAGCTCTGAACTGCCACCGGTGTGTCTCTAAAACGGCTGGAGGAACCTGTGAGCTCAGTGAGGAGGCATGTAAACCAGGGAAGGATGCCTGCGCTGCTGTGAGATTCCTCAGAGCACCAA ATGGCCAGTACCAGAAATGCATGGCTCTGGAAGACTGCGAATTGCTGAAGCTGAACGCCTACATCGATGTCAACTGCTGTACCGGAGACATGTGCAACACCTTTTAA
- the LOC126382830 gene encoding activin receptor type-2B-like — MSFSWLTCSLLLGTLCAGYSLGEAETRECVYYNDNWRTERTNQSGFERCEGEKDKRLHCYASWLNSSGTIKLVKKGCWLDDFNCYDRQECVSMEENPQVFFCCCEGNYCNERFTHLPDMIGSGNRVKIRPPPRVPSLLNVLVYSLLPLCVLSLALVLALWMYRHRKPPYGHVDLSEDPGPAPPSPLVGLKPLQLLEIKARGRFGCVWKAQLMSEYVAVKIFPVQDKQSWQNERDIFLTPGMRHENLLRYIAAEKHGTNLETELWLITEFHERGSLTDHLKGNTVTWTELCHIAETMSRGLAYLHEDIPSYKGEGPKPTIAHRDFKSKNVMLRDDLTAVVGDFGLAVRFEPGKPPGDTHGQVGTRRYMAPEVLEGAINFQRDSFLRIDMYAMGLVLWELVSRCTETDGTVCEYMLPFEDEIGQHPSLEDLQDVVVHKKMRPAIKDCWLKHPGLSQMCETIEECWDHDAEARLSAGCVEERIGQISRTISSTTSDSPVCIVTSLTNEDLPPKESST; from the exons ATGTCTTTTTCATGGCTGACTTGTTCACTTCTTCTGGGAACTTTGTGCGCAG GGTACAGTCTGGGCGAAGCAGAGACCCGGGAGTGTGTGTACTACAATGATAACTGGCGCACGGAGAGGACCAACCAGAGCGGCTTCGAGCGCTGCGAGGGGGAAAAGGACAAGCGACTGCACTGTTATGCCTCCTGGCTCAACTCCTCAGGGACCATCAAGCTGGTGAAGAAAGGCTGCTGGCTGGACGACTTCAACTGCTATGACAG gcaagAGTGTGTCTCCATGGAGGAAAACCCTCAggtcttcttctgctgctgcgaGGGCAACTACTGCAATGAACGATTCACCCACCTTCCTGACATGATTGGCAGTGGCAACCGAG TGAAAATCCGGCCTCCACCCCGAGTGCCGTCCCTGCTAAACGTGCTCGTGTACTCCctgctgcctctctgtgtgCTGTCCCTGGCCCTCGTCCTGGCCTTGTGGATGTACCGCCACCGCAAACCTCCCTACGGCCATGTAGACCTGAGCGAG GATCCTGGACCAGCTCCTCCTTCCCCCTTGGTGGGTCTGAAACCACTGCAGCTGCTGGAAATCAAGGCCAGGGGGCGCTTTGGTTGTGTTTGGAAGGCCCAGTTGATGAGCGAATATGTTGCTGTTAAGATCTTCCCTGTTCAG GACAAGCAGTCGTGGCAAAACGAACGGGACATATTCCTGACTCCGGGGATGCGACATGAGAACCTCCTGCGTTACATCGCTGCAGAGAAGCACGGCACCAACCTGGAGACTGAGCTGTGGCTCATCACAGAGTTTCATGAGAGG ggCTCCTTGACAGACCACCTGAAGGGTAACACTGTGACCTGGACTGAGCTGTGTCACATAGCAGAGACCATGTCCCGCGGTTTGGCTTACCTCCATGAGGACATTCCCAGCTACAAGGGAGAGGGGCCCAAACCCACCATTGCACACAG GGACTTCAAGAGCAAGAATGTGATGCTGCGAGACGATCTGACCGCAGTCGTCGGAGACTTTGGGCTCGCTGTGCGATTCGAACCAGGAAAACCTCCAGGAGATACTCACGGCCAG GTGGGTACGAGGCGCTACATGGCTCCAGAAGTGCTGGAGGGAGCCATCAACTTCCAACGAGACTCCTTCCTGAGGATAGACATGTATGCTATGGGCTTGGTGCTGTGGGAGCTGGTGTCCCGCTGCACAGAGACAGACG GTACAGTTTGCGAGTACATGCTGCCGTTTGAGGATGAAATAGGCCAGCATCCCTCCCTGGAGGATCTGCAGGATGTGGTTGTGCACAAGAAGATGCGTCCAGCCATCAAGGACTGCTGGCTCAAACATCCT GGTCTGAGCCAGATGTGCGAGACCATCGAAGAATGCTGGGACCACGACGCAGAGGCGCGATTGTCCGCCGGCTGCGTCGAGGAGCGCATCGGCCAGATCTCCAGGACGATCAGCAGCACTACCTCAGACAGCCCCGTCTGCATTGTGACGTCTCTCACCAACGAGGACCTACCTCCCAAAGAGTCCAGCACCTGA